A DNA window from Luteolibacter luteus contains the following coding sequences:
- the miaB gene encoding tRNA (N6-isopentenyl adenosine(37)-C2)-methylthiotransferase MiaB: MPKVHIRTYGCQMNERDSEQVAQMFSEGGYTVTPVEAEADAILVNTCSVRDQAEQKALGKMGNMGSYRRNKPHVVFGFMGCMAQSRGPELFERIPHLDVVVGTQKYHKVFEYVDTILQRRLQRRMDELELSLTGESVCDVEEEAGSQNTIRDHIPKDLNASAFVSIMQGCNMRCSFCIVPDTRGKERGRPIQEIVEEVKRLRDHGVKEITLLGQIVNLYGRTEFEKVDGKSPFVQLLEQVHAVEGIERIRFTSPHPIGYRDDLVAAFTYLPKLCSHIHFPMQSGSDRILKAMRRPYKNEKFVEICEKMKAARPGIAITTDIIVGFPGEEEEDFMATVETVQRLQFDNAFVFRYSKRKDTPAADMDGQLPERVKEERNQRLLDVVNEIAKAKHQAMVGTVQRVLCEGPSKTNKQRLTGRTDTNKILIFDGDAHKLTGQLLDIRVEESTGFTLYGSVI; the protein is encoded by the coding sequence ATGCCAAAAGTCCACATCCGCACCTACGGTTGCCAAATGAACGAACGCGACTCCGAACAAGTCGCGCAGATGTTCAGCGAAGGCGGCTACACGGTCACCCCCGTGGAAGCGGAGGCAGATGCCATCCTCGTGAATACCTGCTCGGTCCGTGACCAGGCCGAGCAGAAGGCGCTGGGAAAAATGGGGAACATGGGCAGCTACCGGCGGAACAAGCCCCACGTGGTCTTCGGCTTCATGGGCTGCATGGCCCAGAGCCGCGGCCCGGAGCTCTTCGAGCGGATCCCTCACCTGGACGTGGTGGTGGGCACGCAGAAGTACCACAAGGTTTTCGAGTATGTGGACACCATCCTCCAGCGCCGCTTGCAGCGCCGGATGGATGAGCTGGAACTCTCCCTCACCGGTGAAAGCGTCTGCGACGTGGAGGAGGAAGCAGGTTCGCAGAACACGATCCGCGACCATATCCCAAAGGATCTCAACGCCTCCGCCTTCGTTTCGATCATGCAGGGCTGCAACATGCGCTGCTCCTTCTGCATCGTGCCGGATACCCGCGGAAAAGAACGCGGTCGCCCGATCCAGGAGATCGTGGAGGAAGTGAAGCGCCTGCGCGATCACGGCGTGAAGGAGATCACGCTGCTGGGACAAATCGTGAACCTCTACGGTCGCACGGAGTTCGAGAAGGTGGATGGCAAGTCGCCCTTCGTGCAACTCCTCGAGCAGGTGCATGCGGTCGAGGGCATCGAGCGCATCCGCTTCACCTCGCCTCACCCGATCGGCTATCGCGACGATCTGGTCGCCGCCTTCACCTACCTGCCGAAGCTTTGCTCGCACATCCACTTTCCGATGCAGAGCGGATCCGACCGCATCCTCAAGGCGATGCGCCGGCCCTACAAGAACGAGAAGTTCGTGGAGATCTGCGAGAAGATGAAGGCCGCCCGGCCCGGCATCGCGATCACCACGGATATCATCGTCGGCTTCCCCGGTGAGGAAGAGGAAGACTTCATGGCGACGGTGGAAACCGTGCAACGCCTGCAGTTCGACAACGCTTTCGTCTTCCGCTATTCGAAGCGCAAGGACACCCCGGCCGCCGACATGGACGGCCAGCTCCCGGAGCGCGTGAAGGAGGAGCGAAACCAGCGCCTGCTGGACGTGGTCAACGAGATCGCCAAGGCCAAGCACCAGGCCATGGTCGGCACGGTGCAGCGCGTGCTCTGCGAGGGACCCTCGAAGACCAACAAACAGCGCCTCACCGGACGCACGGACACCAACAAGATCCTGATCTTCGACGGTGACGCCCACAAGCTGACCGGGCAACTGCTCGACATCCGCGTGGAGGAGAGCACGGGCTTCACGCTCTACGGCAGCGTGATCTGA
- a CDS encoding SGNH/GDSL hydrolase family protein — protein sequence MRWLSFIPAAAALALSSCKLVHGPPEKRAEFPASHPAVHYVGRWEETADGDRRASWPGFYLSTGFTGRSIAVQIDDPGNYFNVHIDGEFQRVVRGPGNAGWVTLAKGLSPGSHSLRLARRNISFARPTEISRFALDEGSRLIDERSQPRLKIEFIGDSFTAAEGNEATAPTLPWERKFAVTDSEKGYAAMIARDLDAEYVTVCRSGNGVLCDWQGSRSSAMVERYGRTLMDERSPRWDFSCWTPDLVVISLGLNDRTGLARKDGSIREKDSANFRREYRRLIDTVRAAHPQARIVALSPYTPWAREQIGRVVTELGSPRVTYATFDEFPGGYVADGHPTVETHRKMADQILPQLPGLKPSRNRR from the coding sequence ATGCGTTGGCTTTCCTTTATCCCGGCTGCTGCGGCGCTCGCCCTCAGCTCCTGCAAGCTGGTCCACGGTCCACCGGAAAAGCGCGCGGAATTCCCTGCCTCCCACCCCGCGGTTCACTACGTCGGGCGCTGGGAGGAGACGGCGGACGGGGACCGGCGGGCCTCATGGCCGGGATTTTACCTCAGCACCGGCTTCACCGGACGCTCGATCGCGGTGCAAATCGACGACCCGGGAAATTACTTCAATGTCCACATCGACGGGGAGTTCCAGCGGGTCGTGCGAGGTCCCGGGAACGCGGGCTGGGTCACCTTGGCAAAAGGGCTCTCTCCGGGGTCTCACAGTCTCCGGCTGGCGAGGCGGAATATTTCCTTCGCCCGGCCCACCGAGATTTCCCGATTTGCCCTGGATGAGGGTTCCCGCCTCATCGACGAGCGTTCGCAGCCACGCCTCAAGATCGAGTTCATTGGCGATTCCTTCACGGCTGCGGAGGGAAATGAAGCGACCGCGCCGACCTTGCCTTGGGAAAGGAAGTTCGCCGTCACCGATTCCGAGAAAGGCTATGCCGCGATGATCGCCCGGGATCTGGATGCGGAGTACGTCACCGTCTGTCGTTCCGGAAACGGGGTGCTCTGCGATTGGCAGGGCAGCCGTTCCAGTGCGATGGTCGAGCGCTATGGGCGCACGCTCATGGACGAGCGGAGTCCGCGCTGGGACTTCAGCTGCTGGACTCCGGATCTGGTGGTGATTTCCCTCGGCCTGAATGACCGCACCGGTCTGGCGCGGAAGGACGGCAGCATCCGGGAAAAGGACTCCGCCAATTTCCGCCGGGAATATCGCCGCCTGATCGATACCGTACGCGCCGCCCATCCTCAGGCGCGGATCGTGGCGCTTTCGCCCTACACGCCTTGGGCTCGTGAGCAGATCGGCCGGGTGGTGACCGAGCTCGGCAGCCCGCGTGTGACCTATGCCACGTTCGACGAGTTTCCCGGCGGCTATGTGGCGGACGGTCATCCCACGGTCGAGACCCACCGCAAGATGGCAGATCAGATCCTGCCGCAGTTGCCGGGGCTCAAACCTTCGCGGAATCGTAGGTGA
- a CDS encoding acyltransferase family protein gives MKDDLPGATQEEVAKHIPGLDGVRGLAILMVMFSHFIKQGDHLNESLPLHRLISSGFLGVDLFFVLSGFLITGILVEAKKKSHYFRTFYIRRALRIFPLYYLVLAVAFLSVPLLSPEDAPKLTGADSPWWYWLYASNIGMAFKGDWLTSPTWVDLGHFWSLAVEEQFYMVWPLVVFFVNPKWLFRLCLLLVITNPLVMGWLYLTIGDQATYTSTLSRTGLLAAGGLLAVVWKNPARKPRWMRMALPVFCLSGLLLLLDRTFFGKHLAMYEPLIMLFCGAACVALASKTTGFSFFRRFFESDLLRWFGKYSYGIYVYHHALRSVWVHFIWERLAVPLVGPGWAGTAIYFIVATAATLSLSWLSWHFFEAKILSLKRHFTYDSAKV, from the coding sequence ATGAAAGACGATCTTCCCGGTGCAACCCAGGAGGAGGTGGCCAAGCATATCCCCGGTCTGGATGGCGTGCGCGGCCTGGCCATCCTGATGGTGATGTTCAGTCACTTCATCAAGCAGGGTGACCACCTGAACGAGAGCCTGCCCCTGCATCGCCTGATCTCCAGCGGCTTCCTAGGGGTGGACCTGTTCTTCGTGCTGAGCGGCTTCCTGATTACCGGTATCCTGGTGGAGGCGAAGAAAAAGTCGCACTACTTCCGTACCTTCTACATCCGCCGGGCCCTGCGCATCTTCCCGCTCTACTACCTCGTGCTGGCGGTGGCCTTCCTCTCCGTCCCGCTGCTTTCTCCCGAAGATGCTCCCAAGCTGACCGGTGCGGACTCTCCGTGGTGGTACTGGCTCTATGCCTCGAACATCGGCATGGCCTTCAAGGGTGACTGGCTGACCTCCCCGACATGGGTCGACCTCGGCCACTTCTGGTCGCTCGCGGTGGAGGAACAGTTCTACATGGTCTGGCCGCTGGTGGTTTTCTTCGTGAACCCGAAGTGGCTCTTCCGGCTGTGCCTGCTGCTGGTGATCACCAATCCTCTGGTCATGGGGTGGCTCTACCTAACCATCGGCGACCAGGCCACCTACACCTCCACGCTCAGCCGCACCGGCCTGCTGGCGGCAGGGGGCCTGCTGGCGGTGGTCTGGAAGAATCCGGCCCGGAAGCCGCGCTGGATGAGGATGGCGCTTCCTGTCTTTTGCCTGTCGGGACTGCTGCTGCTGCTGGACCGGACCTTTTTCGGAAAGCACCTCGCGATGTACGAGCCGCTGATCATGCTGTTCTGCGGAGCCGCCTGCGTCGCGCTCGCTTCGAAGACCACCGGGTTCAGCTTCTTCCGGCGTTTCTTCGAGTCCGATCTCCTCCGCTGGTTCGGGAAATATAGCTACGGGATCTATGTGTACCACCACGCCCTGCGGAGCGTGTGGGTTCATTTCATCTGGGAACGGCTGGCCGTACCCCTGGTAGGTCCGGGCTGGGCGGGAACCGCCATCTACTTCATCGTGGCCACCGCCGCCACGCTGTCCCTCTCCTGGCTAAGCTGGCACTTCTTCGAGGCCAAGATCCTGTCCCTGAAGCGCCATTTCACCTACGATTCCGCGAAGGTTTGA
- a CDS encoding helix-turn-helix transcriptional regulator → MRTLSCAEVGRFNEAVLLVHRTRSAEEFSSHLLGAMRKVLSADICVVDWYGFQGLDVRTVYDPMDAVPAAVNASLHAHAHQNPVYEQCRGSVGAISDFLSRKQWHLTDLYAQGFSQVDQEDGLVLDMSLRKDCRLSLIGSRGKRGFTANERGLLALLEPHVREVFSRLQVQQRLARSLGEDASLEDVPLSMREREVLRWLAEGKTNAEIAFLLEISPGTVKKHLENIYAKLGVENRHAAALVAVRLRL, encoded by the coding sequence ATGCGCACGCTTTCCTGTGCGGAAGTCGGGAGATTCAATGAGGCGGTGCTCCTCGTCCACCGGACGCGGAGTGCCGAGGAGTTTTCCAGCCACCTGTTAGGAGCCATGCGCAAGGTGCTCAGCGCCGACATCTGCGTGGTGGATTGGTATGGCTTCCAAGGGCTGGATGTCCGCACGGTCTATGATCCCATGGATGCGGTGCCGGCCGCGGTGAATGCTTCCCTGCATGCCCACGCGCACCAGAATCCCGTCTATGAGCAATGCCGCGGCAGCGTCGGCGCGATCTCGGATTTCCTGAGCCGGAAGCAGTGGCACCTCACGGATCTCTACGCGCAGGGCTTCAGCCAGGTAGACCAGGAAGATGGCCTGGTGCTGGACATGTCGCTTCGCAAGGACTGCCGCTTGAGCCTGATCGGTTCCCGCGGCAAGCGCGGCTTCACTGCTAACGAACGGGGCTTGTTAGCCTTGCTTGAACCGCACGTGCGGGAGGTTTTCTCCCGCCTTCAAGTCCAGCAGCGTTTGGCAAGATCCCTGGGCGAGGACGCGAGCTTGGAGGATGTCCCTCTCAGCATGCGGGAACGTGAAGTCCTCAGATGGCTCGCGGAGGGGAAGACCAATGCCGAGATCGCCTTCCTGCTGGAGATCAGTCCGGGCACGGTGAAGAAGCACCTGGAAAATATCTACGCCAAGCTCGGGGTGGAGAATCGCCACGCCGCCGCACTGGTCGCGGTGAGGTTACGCCTCTAG
- a CDS encoding family 20 glycosylhydrolase: MVAPVSLACAFSLFLGAGLLHAAENPEPSVIPSLQQWQGREAATVFGPATRLLISSDELSDLAEGVAHDLLLQTGSLPAVAKGEPHPGDIALVLDPAFPQPGKEAYALEAGEHLTLTARHHLGILRGSRTLLQVLSQAPSHDRFPCGKAIDFPKYRMRGVTLDVSRKFYTIGYLRRLVRDLAWYKLNVLHLHLTDDQAFRLESETFPGLAAKDGHYTKQEFRDLIELGKSLGVTVVPEINGPGHVGAILRYRPELGSHGAFDLRNPAGMEFMKKLWSEYLDPRHPTFTGPVVHIGTDEVETSTQEDRELLRAWMNEIFAHVHAYGKEAHAWGGLDRYSGTTPVDKRLQIDLWNWGWGNAATALPAGHRLTNIDDAKLYIVPYSGIYRDYLDTADLYRNWEPNQFPALTVPADHPQMNGANFAIWNDRSPSYGISMDDTTDRLLAAVPVFAEKCWRGSREDADYSAFQTRSSLIKEDPAANLRYSAATVAKDGSLLTYRFDGDLDDRSGNDRTGHAKNIAFIPGETGQALQLKGGESYVATPLEAKGFGYTLSFSLKPDPGNPPDAIILESPQGTLTLNTKGSGKLGFAKEGDTTLFDFAPPADQWSDITLTGDSKGTCLYVNGDEHVERLVHRMRLTTFALPLARIGSDHHAFIGAIDNFTVLDRPVDLLGAGRNLALGKPVTASSWELGRAELAPGKAVDGDLSTRWSTAAIPDGWLTVDLGKIETLDRAVIHWEIQRGARYKMLASKDGESWVNVLADDSTFTVERRFDPLSFPPVEARFLKFQGVELSNWGYAIFEIELYGPGRKLESAYRDAISRARSLLAQEGGDPAERARAADLVADFPLGMEGGSPSGNPR, from the coding sequence GTGGTTGCTCCCGTTTCCCTTGCTTGCGCCTTCTCCCTATTCCTCGGGGCGGGCCTTCTTCACGCCGCGGAAAATCCGGAGCCCTCGGTCATTCCCTCGCTCCAGCAATGGCAGGGCAGGGAAGCTGCGACAGTCTTTGGCCCGGCGACGCGATTGCTGATTTCCAGCGACGAACTCTCCGATCTGGCGGAAGGCGTCGCTCATGATCTCCTCCTTCAAACCGGCAGCTTGCCTGCGGTTGCCAAGGGGGAGCCTCATCCGGGAGACATCGCCTTGGTTCTCGATCCCGCCTTCCCCCAGCCGGGCAAAGAAGCCTACGCCCTCGAAGCGGGCGAACATCTGACCCTCACCGCCCGACATCATCTCGGTATCCTCCGTGGATCAAGGACCCTGCTTCAGGTTCTCTCCCAAGCGCCCTCGCATGATCGCTTCCCTTGCGGGAAAGCCATCGACTTCCCGAAGTACCGCATGCGCGGAGTCACCCTCGATGTCTCGCGGAAGTTCTACACGATCGGCTACCTGCGCCGCCTCGTCCGCGACCTCGCGTGGTACAAGCTGAATGTCCTTCACCTGCATCTCACCGATGACCAGGCTTTCCGCTTGGAGAGCGAGACCTTTCCCGGACTCGCAGCGAAAGACGGCCACTATACCAAGCAGGAGTTCCGCGATCTCATCGAGCTCGGCAAATCGCTGGGCGTCACCGTGGTCCCGGAGATCAATGGTCCCGGCCACGTTGGAGCCATTCTCCGCTACCGGCCGGAGCTTGGTTCCCACGGTGCTTTCGATCTCCGGAATCCCGCGGGCATGGAGTTCATGAAGAAGCTCTGGTCCGAGTATCTCGATCCCCGGCATCCGACCTTCACCGGCCCCGTGGTTCACATCGGCACCGATGAAGTGGAGACCTCCACCCAGGAGGATCGCGAGCTTCTCCGCGCATGGATGAACGAGATCTTCGCACACGTGCATGCCTACGGAAAGGAAGCGCATGCATGGGGTGGTTTGGATCGCTACAGCGGCACCACCCCCGTCGACAAGCGGCTCCAGATCGACCTCTGGAACTGGGGCTGGGGAAATGCCGCCACCGCCTTGCCCGCCGGCCACCGCCTCACGAACATCGACGACGCCAAGCTCTACATCGTGCCCTACTCCGGGATCTATCGCGACTACCTCGACACCGCCGATCTCTACCGCAACTGGGAGCCGAACCAATTCCCCGCGCTCACCGTTCCCGCGGATCATCCGCAGATGAATGGCGCGAACTTCGCCATCTGGAATGACCGCTCGCCCTCCTACGGCATCTCGATGGACGATACCACCGACCGACTTCTCGCCGCCGTGCCGGTCTTCGCCGAGAAATGCTGGCGCGGCTCCCGTGAGGATGCCGATTACTCCGCCTTCCAAACCCGCAGTTCCCTCATCAAGGAAGACCCCGCGGCAAACCTCCGCTATTCCGCCGCCACCGTCGCGAAGGATGGCTCCCTTTTGACGTATCGCTTCGACGGCGACCTTGATGACCGTTCCGGAAACGACCGCACCGGCCATGCGAAGAACATCGCCTTCATCCCCGGCGAAACCGGCCAAGCCCTCCAATTGAAAGGCGGCGAAAGTTACGTCGCCACACCTCTCGAAGCGAAGGGCTTTGGTTACACCCTCTCTTTCTCCCTGAAGCCGGATCCCGGAAATCCTCCGGACGCCATCATCCTCGAATCCCCCCAAGGAACCCTCACCCTCAACACCAAAGGCAGTGGCAAGCTCGGCTTTGCGAAAGAGGGTGACACCACCCTCTTCGACTTTGCTCCGCCTGCCGACCAATGGTCCGACATCACCCTCACCGGTGACTCGAAAGGCACCTGCCTTTACGTGAATGGCGACGAACACGTGGAGCGCCTCGTCCACCGCATGCGGCTCACTACCTTCGCCCTTCCACTCGCGCGGATCGGCAGCGATCACCACGCCTTCATCGGGGCCATCGACAATTTCACGGTCCTCGATCGACCCGTGGACCTGCTCGGTGCAGGCCGCAATCTGGCCCTTGGCAAGCCGGTTACCGCGTCTTCATGGGAACTCGGACGCGCCGAACTCGCCCCGGGAAAAGCGGTCGATGGCGATCTCTCGACCCGCTGGTCCACCGCGGCGATCCCGGATGGCTGGCTCACCGTGGATCTCGGGAAAATCGAGACCCTCGACCGCGCCGTGATCCATTGGGAGATCCAGCGCGGAGCCCGCTATAAGATGCTGGCATCCAAGGATGGAGAGTCTTGGGTCAATGTCCTTGCCGACGATTCGACGTTCACCGTGGAGCGTCGCTTTGACCCGCTCTCCTTTCCGCCGGTCGAGGCCCGCTTTCTCAAATTCCAAGGCGTCGAGCTCTCGAATTGGGGCTACGCGATCTTCGAGATCGAGCTCTACGGCCCCGGCAGAAAGCTGGAGTCGGCCTACCGGGACGCCATTTCCCGCGCCCGCAGCCTCCTCGCCCAAGAGGGCGGCGACCCCGCCGAGCGCGCTCGCGCGGCGGATCTGGTGGCTGATTTCCCCCTCGGCATGGAGGGTGGCAGTCCTTCGGGAAATCCGCGCTAA
- a CDS encoding aminopeptidase, giving the protein MHDPRIDQLARQLVRYSTSLQKREKILLDLYDVPESIGLALIREARAKGALPVLRLHNSRLTREMLKGAEDEQYKIMSKHLLAEMKDMDAYIAIRGSHNIAESSDVPATNMKLAMKHMRPVIDWRVKKTKWCVLRWPTPSMAQQAGMSTEAFEDFYFDVCLVDYKSLVPAATALKKLMDQTDKVQIKGPGTDLTFSIKDIPAIVCAGTHNIPDGEVFTAPVKDSVNGVISYNAPTIYQGIPFDSIKLTFEKGKVVKAESPGKNKEINKILDSDAGARYIGEFALGYNAAIKHPMRDILFDEKIGGSFHFTPGQAYEEADNGNRSQVHWDMVCIQRKDYGGGEILFDGKVIRKDGVFLPKSLAKLNG; this is encoded by the coding sequence ATGCACGACCCGCGCATCGATCAGCTTGCCCGCCAACTCGTCCGCTACTCCACCTCCCTGCAGAAGAGAGAAAAGATCCTCCTTGATCTCTACGATGTGCCGGAATCGATCGGCTTGGCCCTGATCCGCGAGGCCCGCGCCAAGGGTGCGCTGCCCGTGCTGCGCCTTCACAATTCCCGCCTGACCCGCGAGATGCTGAAGGGTGCGGAAGACGAGCAGTATAAGATCATGTCGAAGCATCTTCTCGCCGAGATGAAGGACATGGACGCCTACATCGCGATCCGCGGCAGCCACAACATCGCCGAAAGCAGCGATGTCCCGGCGACGAACATGAAGCTCGCGATGAAGCACATGCGCCCGGTAATCGATTGGCGCGTGAAGAAGACCAAGTGGTGCGTGCTCCGCTGGCCGACCCCTTCGATGGCCCAGCAGGCCGGCATGAGCACCGAGGCCTTCGAGGATTTCTACTTTGATGTCTGTCTGGTCGATTACAAGAGCCTCGTTCCTGCCGCCACCGCGCTGAAGAAGCTGATGGACCAGACCGACAAGGTGCAGATCAAGGGCCCGGGCACCGACCTCACCTTCTCGATCAAGGACATCCCCGCCATCGTCTGCGCGGGCACTCACAATATCCCGGACGGCGAGGTCTTCACCGCTCCGGTGAAGGACTCCGTGAACGGCGTCATTTCCTACAATGCCCCGACCATCTATCAGGGCATCCCCTTCGACTCGATCAAGCTGACCTTCGAGAAGGGCAAGGTCGTGAAGGCCGAGTCCCCCGGGAAGAACAAGGAGATCAACAAGATCCTCGATAGCGACGCGGGCGCCCGCTACATCGGCGAGTTCGCCCTCGGCTACAATGCCGCCATCAAGCACCCGATGCGCGATATCCTCTTCGACGAGAAGATCGGCGGTTCCTTCCACTTCACCCCGGGCCAAGCCTACGAGGAAGCCGACAATGGCAACCGCTCCCAAGTCCACTGGGACATGGTCTGCATCCAGCGCAAGGACTACGGCGGTGGCGAAATCCTCTTCGACGGCAAGGTGATCCGGAAGGATGGCGTCTTCCTGCCGAAGTCGCTGGCCAAGCTGAACGGCTGA
- the purN gene encoding phosphoribosylglycinamide formyltransferase: MRLGILGSGSGSNMQAILDGVADGSIPATIALVMTENPQGYILERARKAGIPTALIDCRGFKSKFPEEAQAETAAALKEAGVDVVCLAGFMRLVKKPLLEAFPDRILNIHPALLPAFPGLQAWRQALEAGVKETGCTVHYVDGGMDTGPVILQGKVPVLEGDTPESLHERILEAEHRIYPEAIRIVARKLAVPAPGM; the protein is encoded by the coding sequence ATGCGTCTCGGCATCCTTGGCTCCGGTTCCGGCTCGAACATGCAGGCGATCCTCGATGGCGTCGCGGATGGCTCGATTCCCGCGACCATTGCGCTGGTGATGACGGAGAACCCGCAGGGCTACATTCTGGAACGAGCAAGGAAGGCCGGCATCCCGACCGCGCTGATCGATTGCCGGGGCTTCAAGTCCAAGTTCCCGGAGGAGGCGCAGGCGGAGACCGCCGCCGCACTCAAGGAAGCCGGAGTCGATGTGGTATGTCTGGCCGGCTTCATGCGGCTTGTGAAAAAGCCCCTCCTCGAGGCCTTCCCGGATCGCATCCTCAATATCCACCCTGCCCTGCTGCCCGCCTTTCCCGGCCTGCAGGCATGGCGACAGGCGCTGGAAGCCGGGGTAAAGGAGACCGGCTGCACGGTCCACTATGTCGATGGCGGGATGGATACCGGGCCGGTCATCCTGCAGGGAAAGGTGCCGGTGCTTGAAGGCGACACCCCGGAATCCCTGCACGAACGGATCCTCGAAGCGGAGCACCGCATCTACCCCGAAGCGATCCGGATCGTGGCGCGGAAACTTGCCGTCCCCGCACCGGGAATGTGA